One segment of Heterodontus francisci isolate sHetFra1 chromosome 28, sHetFra1.hap1, whole genome shotgun sequence DNA contains the following:
- the LOC137345345 gene encoding NACHT, LRR and PYD domains-containing protein 6-like, with product EENEILYTMCYNPSYCWILCLSLGPFFTQRDRKQQQVPKTITQLYSYYIYNILKNHGREIENPRDVLLKIGEMAFTGVSEKKIVFRDGDLIEYNLQPSQFLSGFLMELLERDDSVQSVVYTFPHLTIQEFVAALTQFLTADPRDVQNLLNDAHRKKDGRFEIFLRFVAGLSSPQAARPLEEFLGLFPHQTTCRVIDWVKEKVQGEIRNTGSETGKRKLLNTLHYLFESQNKELIRETVRSVDTLTFSELRLTPIDCAVLSHVIGLCDTIKNLDLYDCNIQREELQQLEPVLHKFQELR from the coding sequence gaggagaatgagatcctgtacaccatgtgttacaacccttcctactgctggatcctctgtctgtcactgggtcccttctttacacaaagagacaggaaacagcagcaagttCCCAAGACCATCACCCAGCTATATTCCTACTATATTTACAACATTCTGAAAAACCATGGCCGAGAGATTGAAAACCCCCGTGATGTGTTACTGAAGATCGGTGAGATGGCCTTCACAGGAGTCTCCGAGAAGAAGATTGTGTTTAGAGATGGAGATTTGATCGAGTACAATCTGCAACCTTCCCAGTTTCTGTCTGGATTCCTGATGGAACTTTTGGAGAGAGATGATTCTGTCCAGAGTGTGGTTTACACATTCCCGCACCTCACCATCCAAGAGTTTGTAGCTGCACTTACACAATTCCTGACTGCAGATCCCAGGGACGTCCAGAATCTCCTCAATGACGCTCACAGGAAGAAGGATGGGAGATTTGAGATATTTCTGCGTTTTGTTGCTGGTCTCTCCTCCCCACAGGCAGCTCGACCCCTGGAGGAGTTTCTGGGTCTATTTCCTCATCAAACAACCTGCCGAGTGATTGACTGGGTGAAGGAGAAGGTTCAGGGAGAGATTCGAAACACAGGGAGTGAAACTGGTAAAAGAAAGCTCCTGAACACATTGCACTACCTGTTTGAGTCTCAGAATAAAGAACTGATTCGGGAAACAGTGAGATCTGTGGACACACTTACATTTAGTGAATTGCGACTGACCCCAATTGACTGTGCGGTCCTGTCTCACGTTATTGGTCTCTGTGATACCATAAAAAACCTCGATCTATATGACTGCAACATTCAGCGTGAAGAACTCCAGCAACTGGAACCCGTACTGCACAAATTCCAGGAGTTGAGGTAA